The following proteins come from a genomic window of Aspergillus oryzae RIB40 DNA, chromosome 4:
- a CDS encoding DUF3712 domain-containing protein (predicted protein), with amino-acid sequence MEEKQHYLGSKAAKYALGIHRGPLPQDDGEGVAIEHVETANTISLEKREKTRAERARRHWARFWCCYIFWSLIFLAVFLPVFFTVIIPAIAQRVLDNASLVVTETSVMQPRPDSIMLSLKTALKLPIGVPVRIEPIAISLFNRKEKGNGTWAKVYLDGATIDGNTTLGIDNQFTPLNVEQWKEYVHSVVFEKNAPLSLNGKTTAYLGKLKNHVTMDKDVKQNSMFNDPFSKNILTTVPALNSFSGFSVADPQLLLPPREDGTNLIANATLPNPSVMTLEIGTTVLDLKSGDLVIGNATIDNLVLKPGNHSSPIHGIMDLKVLLKNLVPILQSQASSLKNGYLTLDTVGKSVVYDGVEVPYYTEVMRNLTMTAQVPLGGLITNTLRGILHDGNGANIFANLTDNSSSDSGSSGGGLLDLLGRSDKGLANMLTSRAVDELLNNPEKRSSMINVLEGFL; translated from the exons atggaagagaagcaacaTTATCTCGGCTCCAAAGCCGCCAAATATGCCCTGGGCATCCATCGCGGGCCTCTCCCCCAAGACGATGGCGAAGGCGTTGCAATCGAGCATGTCGAGACGGCAAACACCATCTCGttagagaaaagggagaagacgaGGGCTGAGCGAGCACGCCGCCACTGGGCTCGATTTTGGTGTTGCTACATTTTTTGGAGCTTGATCTTCCTGGCCGTTTTCTTGCCCGTTTT CTTCACCGTCATCATCCCGGCCATTGCCCAAAGAGTGCTCGACAATGCGTCGCTTGTCGTCACCGAGACGAGCGTCATGCAGCCGCGGCCGGATTCGATCATGCTGAGCTTGAAGACTGCTCTGAAACTGCCCATCGGCGTTCCTGTGCGCATCGAACCCATAGCGATCAGTCTATTCAACCGCAAGGAAAAGGGCAACGGTACCTGGGCCAAGGTGTATCTTGATGGCGCAACGATCGACGGGAACACCACTCTAGGAATCGACAATCAATTCACCCCGTTGAACGTAGAGCAATGGAAAGAATACGTCCACAGCGTggtcttcgagaagaacgCCCCGCTATCGCTCAACGGTAAAACCACCGCATACCTCGGCAAGCTGAAGAACCACGTCACCATGGATAAAGACGTGAAGCAAAATAGTATGTTCAATGACCCATTCTCCAAGAATATACTAACCACTGTTCCAGCCCTCAATTCGTTCTCTGGCTTCTCCGTCGCGGACCCTcaactccttctccctccgaGAGAGGACGGGACTAACCTCATTGCCAACGCCACCCTGCCCAACCCATCGGTCATGACCTTGGAGATA GGAACAACGGTCCTGGACCTCAAAAGTGGAGACCTCGTCATCGGCAACGCAACCATCGACAACCTCGTCCTCAAACCAGGCAACCACTCATCCCCGATCCACGGCATCATGGACCTCAAGGTCTTACTCAAGAACCTCGTACCGATCCTGCAGTCCCAGGCCAGCTCTCTCAAGAACGGCTACCTCACTCTCGACACCGTCGGTAAATCCGTCGTCTACGACGGCGTTGAGGTCCCCTACTACACCGAAGTAATGAGAAACCTGACCATGACGGCGCAAGTGCCCCTCGGCGGCCTGATCACAAACACTCTACGGGGCATTCTCCACGACGGCAACGGAGCCAATATTTTCGCCAACCTCACCGACAACTCGAGCTCGGATagcggcagcagcggcggcggcttACTAGATTTACTCGGAAGATCCGACAAGGGTTTGGCGAATATGTTGACTAGCCGCGCCGTGGATGAGCTCTTGAATAATCCCGAAAAGCGTTCGTCCATGATTAATGTCCTAGAGGGGTTCCTATAG
- a CDS encoding oxygenase MpaB family protein (predicted protein) — protein MSFDEKKSPDQISQTQSASSDSSRLEALDQLEILPQILQEGILFAGSGSALLLQAAFPGIRNRTSDTHNASNGHNSNLATELGDALQANLSYIACLVFGTREEKKTLLELISQGQPPLRGSENFSSHRPTQLWVAATLYATATDFYQRVYGLVNYTTAEKAYAEFTILMHAMGLPSGTWPENRQAFWKYWDDQVEQLTVTADAHKFAQDLLHRTDYPRWVSVMKPFLRVLTIEMLPPRIREAYGLKSTFGTRGLYRTTMGFSVAVYPALPTSTRGYPLRYYLQELRKHMNVV, from the coding sequence ATGTCGTTCGATGAGAAGAAATCCCCAGACCAGATTTCCCAGACACAATCGGCCTCGTCCGATTCGAGTCGTCTGGAAGCTCTCGATCAACTCGAAATTCTTCCCCAGATCCTGCAAGAAGGCATTCTATTTGCTGGTTCAGGATCCGCTTTGTTACTCCAGGCGGCCTTCCCCGGAATCAGAAATCGAACTAGTGATACCCATAATGCCAGCAACGGCCACAACAGCAACCTGGCGACAGAGCTAGGTGACGCCCTCCAGGCGAATCTCAGCTACATTGCCTGCCTGGTGTTCGGCacacgagaagagaagaagactcTGTTAGAACTCATCAGCCAAGGGCAGCCACCTCTCCGCGGGAGTGAGAACTTCTCCTCCCACCGACCGACCCAGCTCTGGGTCGCCGCGACGCTCTACGCGACCGCGACCGATTTCTACCAGCGCGTCTACGGCCTCGTCAACTACACCACAGCCGAGAAGGCATACGCAGAGTTTACAATCCTCATGCATGCCATGGGCCTACCATCGGGTACTTGGCCTGAGAACCGCCAGGCATTCTGGAAGTACTGGGACGACCAAGTGGAGCAGTTGACCGTCACAGCAGACGCACACAAATTTGCGCAGGATCTTCTGCACCGCACCGATTATCCGCGTTGGGTATCGGTGATGAAACCGTTTTTGCGGGTCCTCACGATTGAGATGTTGCCACCACGCATTAGAGAGGCTTACGGGCTTAAATCGACATTTGGTACTCGGGGATTGTATCGGACCACTATGGGGTTCTCGGTAGCGGTGTACCCTGCATTACCGACCTCTACACGGGGGTATCCACTGCGTTATTATTTACAAGAATTACGAAAGCATATGAATGTCGTGTAG
- a CDS encoding uncharacterized protein (predicted protein): protein MRFFKYLVFAAPLALATPRPNPVAAPAPDGGLLSELPALIDAVKELLSTDTLNDIQTIVKGGAVLLGGDTPKNLQKLLSSENIDKLQGIVDNADGLLTPKFVNETTTLIDAASPLVDNVSKLLAGLLGSLV, encoded by the exons ATGCGTTTCTTCAAGTACCTTGTTTTTGCGGCTCCCCTCGCCCTTGCGACTCCCAGACCCAACCCGGTAGCAGCACCTGCGCCGGATGGTGGTCTCCTCTCGGAGCTGCCTGCGCTCATCGACGCGGTCAAGGAGCTCCTGAGCACAGACACTCTCAATGACATTCAAACAATCGTCAAGGGCGGTGCTGTTCTTCTGGGTGGAGACACTCCCAAGAACCTACAGAAACTCCTTTCGAGCGAGAACATCGATAAGTTGCAGGGTATCGTCGATAATGCCGACGGTCTCTTGACACCTAAATTCGTCAATGAGACGACCACTCTTATTGATGCTGCGTCACCG CTTGTGGATAATGTTTCGAAACTTTTGGCTGGACTGTTGGGATCCTTGGTTTAA
- a CDS encoding uncharacterized protein (predicted protein) — MKFAWLLACLSATVLAAPEKRDAGPTTTDSVNWSALGQALKSVTLTMPTGSANLDNISPPPRSLIPEIIKNVPPSALAQLVVPAQRSALASEIDAGNTPSWYLALPSDVKSYMSEVKKEMSDGALTATTGKYAPAKATAESTKDGGASSTTSSGMAAAAAKPTGGLVLGGMGALGVLGVALAL; from the exons ATGAAGTTCGCGTGGTTGCTCGCTTGCCTTTCTGCTACGGTGTTGGCAGCGCCCGAAAAGCGTGATGCTGGTCCGACAACCACTGATTCGGTCAATTGGTCTGCGCTGGGCCAAGCCTT AAAATCGGTCACGCTTACGATGCCTACGGGGTCTGCCAACTTGGATAATatctctcctcctccacgcTCCCTTATCCCGGAGATCATTAAGAATGTGCCTCCCTCGGCGCTGGCTCAGCTGGTTGTCCCAGCTCAGAGAAGCGCCCTTGCCAGCGAAATCGATGCCGGGAACACCCCCTCCTGGTACCTTGCTCTCCCCAGTGACGTCAAGAGCTACATGTCcgaggtgaagaaggagatgtccGACGGTGCATTGACAGCGACGACGGGCAAGTACGCCCCTGCAAAGGCTACCGCCGAGAGCACGAAAGACGGTGGCGCATCGTCCACAACATCATCAGGAATGGCCGCGGCAGCAGCTAAGCCGACGGGCGGGTTGGTACTGGGGGGGATGGGGGCCTTGGGGGTGCTCGGGGTAGCATTGGCGCTGTGA
- a CDS encoding DUF3759 domain-containing protein (predicted protein) codes for MAWGWDESDEAHQKVYGQEKHEGKLSHELIAGAASFEAMKAWEDRQRKEGKSVKHSFAKEAISGIVGSQIDRLVETKGLDAMDAHKAKKHAEENAHEMYNEHYGRHGEEYDPSRYARHERFEGR; via the exons ATGGCTTGGGGCTGGG ACGAATCTGACGAGGCTCACCAGAAGGTGTATGGACAGGAGAAGCACGAGGGCAAGCTCTCTCACGAGCTCATTGCCGGTGCTGCTTCTTTCGAGGCCATGAAGGCCTGGGAGGACCGCCAGCGCAAGGAGG GCAAGTCTGTCAAGCACAGCTTCGCTAAGGAGGCTATTTCCGGTATCGTCGGCTCCCAGATCGATCGTCTCGTTGAGACCAAGGGATTAGATGCTATGGACGCGcacaaggccaagaagcACGCCGAGGAGAACGCTCACGAGATGTACAATGAGCACTACGGGCGCCACGGGGAGGAGTACGACCCCAGCCGCTACGCCCGCCACGAGCGATTCGAAGGGCGCTGA